In one Butyrivibrio proteoclasticus B316 genomic region, the following are encoded:
- the coaBC gene encoding bifunctional phosphopantothenoylcysteine decarboxylase/phosphopantothenate--cysteine ligase CoaBC: MLEGKNILLGVTGGIAAYKSADLASKLIKQHANVDVIMTENATKFITPLTFEALTHNRCVTDTFDRNHPWEVEHIALADKADALVIAPATANCIAKLAFGIADDMLTTTALACTCPKIIAPAMNTKMYENPVTQRNLNMLRELGYTIVTPGDGYLACGAVGKGRMEEPANIVEAIIHEIACPKDMKGLKVMVTAGPTREAIDPVRYITNHSTGKMGVALARAAALRGAMVTLVAGPIDIEVPQYINTVRVNSAKEMFEAVKDSSDEQDIIIKAAAVADYTPETVADDKIKKSDNDSDLSIKLKRTTDILAFLGEHKKDGQVLCGFSMETRDMLENSRKKLSKKNLDMVCANNVKVEGAGFGVDTNVITLITKEGERQLELMSKFQAAQQILTGLLDIKNNK; encoded by the coding sequence ATGCTGGAAGGTAAGAATATATTACTTGGGGTAACAGGAGGAATTGCTGCTTATAAATCAGCAGACCTTGCATCCAAACTAATTAAGCAACATGCCAATGTGGATGTTATCATGACTGAGAATGCAACTAAGTTCATAACACCACTTACCTTTGAAGCCCTTACCCACAACAGGTGTGTCACAGATACTTTTGACAGAAACCACCCCTGGGAAGTGGAACATATAGCCCTTGCTGATAAGGCGGATGCTCTGGTGATAGCGCCTGCTACAGCTAACTGCATTGCCAAACTGGCCTTTGGAATCGCAGATGATATGCTGACAACTACAGCACTTGCCTGTACCTGCCCCAAGATCATAGCGCCTGCAATGAATACCAAGATGTATGAAAACCCTGTGACCCAGCGTAATCTGAATATGCTAAGGGAACTTGGTTATACTATTGTTACTCCGGGAGATGGCTATCTTGCCTGCGGAGCAGTAGGAAAGGGCAGAATGGAAGAGCCTGCAAATATAGTAGAAGCTATAATCCATGAAATTGCCTGTCCCAAAGATATGAAGGGGCTAAAAGTTATGGTAACTGCAGGTCCTACAAGAGAAGCAATTGACCCTGTCAGGTACATCACTAATCATTCGACCGGCAAGATGGGAGTAGCTCTGGCTCGTGCTGCAGCCCTAAGAGGAGCTATGGTTACGCTGGTAGCAGGCCCTATAGATATTGAGGTTCCACAGTATATTAATACAGTCAGGGTTAACTCAGCCAAGGAAATGTTTGAGGCTGTTAAAGACTCCTCTGATGAGCAGGACATTATCATCAAAGCTGCCGCAGTTGCTGACTACACACCTGAAACTGTTGCCGATGATAAGATCAAAAAATCAGATAATGACAGTGATTTGTCTATTAAACTTAAGAGAACTACGGATATCCTTGCTTTTCTGGGTGAGCATAAAAAAGATGGTCAGGTACTGTGTGGATTTTCTATGGAAACAAGAGATATGCTGGAAAACTCCAGAAAGAAGCTTTCTAAAAAGAACCTTGATATGGTCTGTGCAAACAATGTAAAAGTAGAAGGTGCGGGCTTTGGTGTAGACACAAATGTTATAACCCTTATTACCAAAGAGGGCGAGAGGCAGCTTGAACTTATGAGCAAATTCCAGGCAGCCCAGCAGATACTGACAGGTCTTCTTGATATTAAGAATAATAAGTAG
- a CDS encoding type III pantothenate kinase, whose amino-acid sequence MGKIIAVDIGNSNIVVGIWNGPSLEFTGRLQTRRDYTEKELREDLAELINEDVCDKGKAYEGAILSSVVPEITDVTMNVLENIIGKRPLLMGPFLCTGIDLSEYAEGAIGMDRIVDVSAAVALYGAPVMVCDLGTCTTITVAVKSSSNDKLKENGKIIGGMICAGIQLSLDAQAERASQLPELQAGEAISLLGKDTASNMMSGAVAGSGLMISELADRLMDGYHDFSMGKELCQSCQASGPSEDMSELKVVITGGNARFVIPWIKCKANAYYEQNLLLRGLCEIYKMNTDRS is encoded by the coding sequence ATGGGTAAGATAATAGCAGTAGATATTGGAAATTCGAATATCGTTGTAGGCATTTGGAATGGTCCGTCACTTGAATTTACCGGAAGACTTCAGACCAGAAGAGATTATACAGAAAAAGAGCTAAGAGAAGACTTAGCTGAACTTATAAATGAAGATGTCTGTGATAAAGGAAAAGCTTACGAGGGGGCGATTCTATCTTCTGTAGTTCCCGAAATTACTGATGTGACCATGAATGTTCTTGAGAATATAATAGGAAAGAGGCCTCTTTTAATGGGGCCTTTTCTTTGTACCGGGATAGATCTGTCGGAATATGCAGAAGGCGCTATAGGAATGGACAGGATAGTAGATGTGTCCGCTGCTGTGGCTTTGTACGGCGCACCTGTTATGGTTTGTGACCTTGGAACCTGCACAACAATTACTGTCGCCGTGAAAAGTAGCAGTAATGATAAGCTAAAAGAAAACGGTAAGATCATAGGCGGTATGATATGTGCCGGAATACAGCTATCCCTTGATGCCCAGGCTGAGCGTGCATCCCAGCTTCCTGAGTTACAGGCAGGAGAAGCCATATCTCTTTTGGGAAAAGATACAGCTTCTAATATGATGTCAGGAGCGGTTGCCGGGAGCGGTCTCATGATATCAGAACTTGCAGACAGACTTATGGATGGATACCATGATTTTTCTATGGGAAAAGAACTATGCCAAAGCTGTCAGGCTTCCGGGCCATCAGAAGATATGTCCGAGCTCAAGGTTGTAATAACAGGTGGCAATGCCAGATTCGTGATTCCCTGGATCAAGTGTAAAGCAAACGCCTATTATGAACAGAACCTTCTATTAAGAGGACTCTGCGAGATATATAAGATGAATACTGATCGAAGTTAA
- the fucO gene encoding lactaldehyde reductase, protein MADRIVLNTVSYHGSGAIKEIVGIAQNKGFKHVFVASDPDLIKFGVTAKVTDLLDEAGIPYTVYSNIKPNPTIENVQSGVKAFKECGADSIITIGGGSSMDTAKAIGIIITNPEFEDVRSLEGVAPTKNHAVPTIAVPTTAGTAAEVTINYVITDVEKKRKFVCVDTNDIPEVAIVDPDMMSSMPKGLTASTGMDALTHAIEGYTTRGAWELTDMFHLEAIKLIGANLRDAVENKPEGRKGMAMAQYIAGMGFSNVGLGIDHAMAHTLSAYYDTPHGVACAMFLPISMEFNRDFTGEKYREIARVLGVKGVDEMSQEEYRDAAINAVKQLSKDVGIPEKNEKIKEEDLDQLATDALADACYPGNPREATKEQVIEMFRMLM, encoded by the coding sequence ATGGCAGATCGTATCGTACTAAACACCGTGTCTTACCATGGATCCGGAGCAATCAAAGAAATCGTTGGTATTGCACAGAACAAGGGATTTAAGCATGTTTTCGTAGCTTCTGATCCTGACCTTATCAAGTTTGGGGTAACTGCTAAGGTTACAGATCTTTTGGATGAAGCGGGAATTCCTTACACAGTTTATTCTAACATCAAGCCAAATCCTACAATTGAGAATGTTCAGAGTGGTGTTAAGGCATTCAAGGAATGTGGCGCTGATTCTATCATTACAATCGGTGGCGGCTCATCAATGGACACAGCCAAGGCTATCGGTATTATCATCACAAACCCAGAGTTTGAGGATGTCAGATCTCTCGAAGGTGTTGCACCTACCAAGAATCATGCTGTTCCTACAATCGCAGTTCCTACAACTGCCGGTACAGCTGCTGAGGTTACGATCAACTACGTTATTACTGACGTTGAGAAAAAGCGTAAATTTGTTTGCGTAGATACTAATGATATTCCTGAAGTTGCTATCGTAGATCCTGATATGATGAGCTCAATGCCTAAGGGACTTACAGCTTCTACAGGTATGGACGCCCTTACACATGCTATCGAAGGATATACAACAAGAGGAGCATGGGAACTTACAGATATGTTCCACTTAGAGGCAATCAAGCTTATCGGAGCTAATCTCCGTGATGCTGTTGAGAACAAGCCTGAGGGCAGAAAAGGCATGGCTATGGCTCAGTACATTGCCGGCATGGGCTTCTCAAACGTAGGTCTTGGAATTGACCACGCTATGGCTCACACACTTTCTGCTTACTATGACACACCTCATGGCGTAGCATGTGCTATGTTCCTTCCAATCTCCATGGAATTCAATCGTGATTTTACAGGAGAGAAGTACAGAGAGATTGCAAGAGTTCTTGGAGTTAAGGGCGTTGATGAGATGTCTCAGGAAGAGTACCGCGATGCAGCAATAAATGCTGTTAAGCAGCTTTCCAAGGATGTAGGAATTCCTGAGAAGAACGAGAAGATCAAAGAGGAAGACCTTGATCAGCTTGCAACAGATGCTCTTGCAGATGCATGCTATCCCGGAAATCCAAGAGAAGCAACCAAAGAACAGGTTATCGAAATGTTCAGAATGCTTATGTGA
- a CDS encoding ECF transporter S component has product MDNMTMLGRKTKEESAGLSSKTRYMVETALMIAIVLIMGNTVLGTIPTPFLKVSIVTVPVALAAMLIGPTAGVICGIVFGFNSFVGALTGASGMLSTLFTISPTGVFFTAVVARFLDAALVSFLFRVLHRGKLKQASYYICGALMPLFNTVFFMSSLCLFFYNTDYVQGLVSKYNATNPFAFVIAMVGVQATVEAVIGCLLAGTLGVVLSKVLKRG; this is encoded by the coding sequence ATGGACAACATGACAATGCTGGGCCGCAAGACTAAAGAGGAGTCAGCCGGACTTAGCAGCAAAACACGTTACATGGTGGAGACTGCCCTCATGATCGCAATCGTACTGATCATGGGCAATACAGTACTTGGTACTATCCCTACACCATTTCTTAAGGTTTCTATTGTAACCGTTCCGGTTGCTCTTGCAGCAATGCTGATCGGACCAACAGCCGGAGTTATCTGCGGCATCGTATTTGGCTTTAACAGCTTTGTAGGTGCACTTACCGGTGCAAGCGGAATGCTTTCAACACTTTTCACTATTAGTCCCACAGGAGTATTTTTTACAGCAGTAGTAGCAAGATTTCTTGATGCTGCTTTAGTTAGCTTTTTATTCAGAGTCCTTCACAGAGGTAAGCTCAAACAGGCTTCTTATTATATCTGCGGTGCTCTTATGCCACTTTTTAACACGGTATTTTTCATGAGCAGCCTTTGCCTGTTCTTCTATAACACTGACTATGTTCAGGGCCTTGTAAGTAAGTACAATGCAACAAATCCATTTGCATTTGTGATCGCAATGGTCGGCGTTCAGGCCACAGTCGAGGCTGTTATCGGATGCCTTCTTGCCGGAACACTTGGAGTAGTTCTTTCTAAAGTCCTTAAAAGAGGCTGA
- a CDS encoding histidinol-phosphatase HisJ family protein, which translates to MNKNLPSDYHMHTHNSGDSDAPMKDMIESAIKCGLSEICFTEHMDLDFPITKSVPEGTFTLDIPSYRKELFSYRQKYQDTISIKYGIELGLQSQIIAQNSRVISDNDFDFVIGSIHLLDHADPYYPEFWEGRDEESVIRRYFVSTLENIKSFSDFDVLGHLDYIVRYTPTHGAGYSYRKYKEEIDAILSYLAEHDKGLDLNTKSLTRGGSDPNPNADILSRFRELGGRIITFGSDAHTPDEVAGCFERARKIAVSCGFDSYYTFDKRVPTAHPF; encoded by the coding sequence ATGAACAAAAACTTACCATCAGATTATCATATGCATACACATAATTCAGGTGATTCCGACGCTCCCATGAAGGATATGATAGAAAGTGCCATAAAATGCGGGCTTTCAGAAATATGTTTTACCGAACATATGGATCTTGATTTTCCAATAACAAAAAGTGTTCCTGAAGGGACTTTCACATTAGATATTCCTTCTTATAGGAAAGAGCTCTTTTCATACAGGCAAAAATATCAGGATACTATAAGTATCAAATATGGTATCGAGCTGGGCCTTCAGAGCCAGATCATCGCTCAGAACTCCCGGGTTATTAGCGATAATGATTTTGATTTTGTTATAGGTTCTATCCACCTTCTTGATCATGCCGATCCTTATTATCCGGAGTTTTGGGAAGGCAGAGATGAAGAATCTGTTATCCGCCGCTATTTTGTTTCAACTCTTGAGAACATAAAGTCCTTCTCTGATTTTGACGTTCTGGGACATCTTGACTATATCGTCCGCTACACGCCAACTCATGGTGCAGGATATTCATACCGTAAATATAAAGAGGAAATAGATGCTATTCTCTCCTACCTGGCAGAGCATGATAAGGGACTTGATCTAAACACCAAGTCTCTGACAAGAGGTGGATCAGATCCTAATCCCAATGCCGATATCCTGTCAAGGTTCCGTGAACTTGGCGGACGCATCATAACTTTCGGATCAGATGCCCATACTCCGGATGAAGTCGCAGGCTGCTTTGAAAGAGCCAGAAAAATCGCGGTTTCATGTGGTTTTGACTCCTACTATACCTTTGATAAAAGAGTTCCTACTGCTCATCCATTCTAA
- a CDS encoding DUF4860 domain-containing protein → MNPSSNKRHVIDTVFVICLMLLFLISALTVISIGANIYKKNVATTSENYAQRVSIAYITEKVRQSDVDGNVYVQRLFDQNVLVFEQTVNGNVYNTYIYSYDGYLRELFARADLDNFYPQTGQKILKLNSFDIEKTNDNLLKATVTEEDGSKETVFIAVHSK, encoded by the coding sequence ATGAATCCTTCTTCTAACAAACGACATGTGATCGATACTGTTTTTGTAATATGTCTGATGCTGCTATTCCTCATATCTGCGCTGACAGTAATTTCCATCGGTGCAAATATTTATAAAAAGAATGTGGCAACGACCAGCGAAAACTATGCCCAGAGAGTATCAATCGCATATATAACTGAAAAAGTACGCCAGTCCGATGTTGACGGGAACGTTTATGTTCAAAGACTTTTTGATCAGAATGTTCTCGTATTTGAGCAGACTGTAAACGGCAATGTATATAATACCTACATTTACAGCTACGACGGATATCTGAGAGAACTCTTTGCCAGGGCAGATTTAGACAACTTCTACCCTCAGACCGGCCAGAAAATATTAAAGCTCAATTCTTTTGACATAGAAAAGACAAATGATAACCTCTTAAAAGCAACCGTAACCGAAGAAGATGGTTCAAAAGAAACTGTTTTTATCGCAGTTCACAGTAAATAA
- a CDS encoding ECF transporter S component, with amino-acid sequence MKNDSIRKLTYAGLMAALCYVGYAVFPAINASGTKIHLGNAFVVLAALLLGGGYGGLAGAIGLSIADITLGYTASAPRTFITKLVIGLIVGLVAHKVARISEDHKKTYILKWSAIAAVAGLAFNCVFEPALKYFWFTILTPNAEKAASAISALLAVTTYTTVINAVINSVLAVVIYNALRPALNKANLFPELSKKSA; translated from the coding sequence ATGAAAAACGACAGCATCAGAAAACTTACTTACGCAGGACTTATGGCAGCTCTTTGCTATGTTGGATATGCAGTTTTTCCGGCTATTAACGCATCAGGAACCAAAATTCATTTGGGAAATGCATTTGTAGTTCTTGCGGCACTTCTTTTAGGAGGTGGCTACGGCGGTCTTGCAGGCGCAATTGGACTTTCAATAGCTGATATAACCCTGGGCTATACAGCATCTGCACCCAGAACATTTATTACCAAGCTTGTGATTGGCCTTATAGTAGGACTTGTTGCTCATAAGGTTGCCAGAATCTCAGAAGATCACAAAAAGACATATATATTAAAGTGGTCTGCGATAGCAGCAGTAGCAGGACTTGCATTTAACTGTGTTTTTGAACCGGCCCTCAAATATTTCTGGTTTACAATCCTTACACCAAATGCAGAAAAGGCAGCTTCAGCTATAAGCGCACTTCTTGCAGTAACAACCTATACAACAGTTATTAACGCAGTTATAAACTCAGTCCTTGCAGTAGTAATCTACAATGCACTTCGTCCAGCCCTCAATAAGGCTAACCTCTTCCCAGAGCTTTCAAAGAAGAGTGCCTAA
- a CDS encoding response regulator has translation MGKRVLITDDAAFMRMMLKDILSKNGYEIAGEAENGKVAIEKYNELKPDLVTLDITMPELDGIGALKGIKAADPNAVCIMCSAMGQQAMVIESIQAGAKDFIVKPFQADRVLEAVKKAIG, from the coding sequence ATGGGAAAAAGAGTACTCATTACTGATGACGCCGCTTTCATGCGCATGATGCTTAAGGATATCCTCTCCAAGAATGGATATGAGATTGCTGGCGAAGCTGAGAACGGTAAAGTCGCAATCGAGAAGTATAATGAGTTGAAGCCCGACCTTGTTACTCTTGATATCACAATGCCAGAACTTGATGGTATCGGAGCCTTGAAGGGAATCAAGGCTGCAGATCCTAATGCAGTATGCATTATGTGCTCTGCTATGGGTCAGCAGGCAATGGTAATTGAATCTATTCAGGCTGGAGCTAAAGACTTTATCGTTAAGCCATTCCAGGCAGATCGTGTTCTTGAAGCGGTTAAAAAAGCCATTGGATAA
- a CDS encoding GGDEF domain-containing protein, whose translation MNTGYHDRSKKARIYGSIIIYKIISLVILIALTIIMTFTFFIEKNKVTDANNRPVSVIFYIMGFCIFLFALSIILDFYIIKRTVSIGRHLNKLAYIDKLTGIPNRYSCDLLFENFNSPELLPETGFLLLKINNLIAINKDKSHSNGNFLISEFSSILEDVSQEYGYVGRNGGNEFIVLMEKCDSTKLEMFLMNLTKRIRGYNEMNVGDPLEIAYSKVLNLDEHKEKISEMISLGYKRLREIPQILS comes from the coding sequence ATGAATACCGGTTACCATGATAGAAGCAAAAAGGCCAGAATATATGGGTCTATTATCATATATAAAATAATCAGTCTTGTCATTCTTATCGCACTGACAATAATAATGACATTTACATTCTTTATAGAAAAAAATAAGGTTACAGATGCCAATAACAGACCTGTTTCCGTCATTTTCTACATCATGGGTTTTTGCATTTTTCTTTTTGCCCTCTCAATCATTCTTGATTTCTATATTATAAAAAGAACTGTTTCTATCGGAAGGCACCTGAACAAGCTTGCCTATATCGATAAGCTTACTGGAATTCCCAACAGATACAGCTGTGACCTTCTGTTTGAAAATTTCAACAGCCCTGAGCTCCTTCCGGAAACAGGCTTTCTTTTACTCAAGATCAATAATCTTATAGCTATTAATAAAGATAAAAGCCACAGCAATGGCAATTTCCTCATTTCTGAGTTTAGTTCAATACTCGAGGATGTAAGTCAGGAATATGGCTATGTTGGACGAAACGGCGGAAACGAATTCATAGTACTTATGGAAAAATGTGACAGCACCAAGCTGGAAATGTTTCTCATGAATCTCACAAAAAGAATTCGCGGCTACAACGAAATGAATGTTGGTGATCCGCTGGAAATAGCTTACTCCAAAGTTCTAAACCTTGACGAACATAAAGAAAAAATATCCGAAATGATTTCCCTTGGTTACAAAAGACTTCGCGAAATACCTCAGATACTGTCATGA
- a CDS encoding transglutaminase-like domain-containing protein, whose protein sequence is MSKKYSFMNIGKKISILATLTTAVLSISSCGSKSQAESFSAAGKTPSAPTQKQEVEEVAQAAPREKGSRDNTPVCLVPEASGVTVYENEYASLDASNTSEGYLIIKYTGSSGKVKLQITGPNSITYTYNLTVGTPTNEVFPLQWGDGEYLVNVFEQLEGTQYTTVFSQLLDVTITNEFGAFLYPNQYCQFSADSLAVKKATDLAYVCDNDLDVVSEVYNYMIENIKYDYEEAETVQSGYLPNVDEVLTTKTGICLDYSALMCSMLRSQRIPTRMEIGYAGTAYHAWISTYIKDIGWVNGMIQFDGKDWSLMDPTFASNTEEKSLRDFIGDGENYSVKYIY, encoded by the coding sequence ATGTCTAAAAAATACAGTTTTATGAATATAGGCAAAAAAATATCTATTCTGGCTACCCTTACCACAGCTGTCCTTTCTATTAGTTCCTGTGGTTCAAAAAGTCAGGCTGAATCTTTTTCAGCTGCCGGAAAAACGCCCTCTGCTCCCACTCAGAAACAGGAAGTGGAAGAAGTGGCCCAAGCAGCCCCAAGAGAAAAAGGAAGCCGCGACAATACACCTGTCTGTCTTGTGCCTGAAGCCTCAGGCGTTACCGTATACGAAAATGAATATGCAAGTCTTGATGCCTCTAACACTTCCGAAGGTTATCTGATCATTAAATACACCGGCTCTTCCGGTAAGGTAAAGCTTCAGATCACAGGCCCCAACAGTATTACCTACACTTACAACTTAACTGTTGGAACTCCGACAAACGAAGTTTTCCCTCTTCAATGGGGCGATGGCGAATATCTTGTAAATGTCTTTGAGCAGCTCGAAGGGACCCAGTACACCACAGTCTTTTCCCAGCTACTCGACGTTACTATAACCAACGAATTCGGCGCTTTTCTGTATCCGAATCAGTATTGTCAATTCTCAGCCGACTCGCTTGCAGTTAAAAAAGCCACTGATCTTGCCTATGTTTGCGACAATGATCTGGACGTTGTGTCCGAAGTTTATAACTACATGATCGAGAATATCAAATACGACTATGAAGAAGCAGAAACCGTTCAAAGCGGGTATTTGCCAAATGTAGATGAGGTCCTTACAACCAAGACAGGAATATGCCTTGACTACTCAGCTCTTATGTGCAGCATGCTAAGGAGCCAGCGAATTCCTACCCGAATGGAAATAGGCTACGCAGGAACTGCTTATCACGCATGGATCAGTACCTATATCAAAGACATCGGATGGGTCAACGGCATGATTCAGTTTGATGGAAAAGACTGGTCTTTAATGGATCCTACTTTTGCTTCAAACACTGAAGAAAAATCCCTGCGAGACTTTATCGGAGACGGTGAAAACTATTCAGTTAAGTATATATATTAA
- a CDS encoding type II secretion system F family protein, with the protein MAKKSSSINLSNYEISSFCRQMALLIKAGISPAEGIEILLQDTHDASAQKLLSSISQVLHSGEKFHIALEMSGAFPEYMIHMVTIGEESGSLDTVMNSLSEYYEREENISSSIKSAVSYPLIMVFMMLVVVIVLITKVLPIFEQVFAQLGTNMSGFSQSLLNLGNILNRYSIILVILLVIIAFLFIFFSSTRKGKDLFKACLGKLNITKKLMQDLESARFASGMVLTLSSGMDTYEGLSLVHKLVESAEMKSKVESCRDMLMEGDSFPEALEKANIFSSFYSQMVSVGFKSGSMDSAMQQIADRFEKETERKIYSLIAILEPTLVIILSIIVGMILLSVILPLMGIMTTIG; encoded by the coding sequence ATGGCAAAAAAGAGCTCATCAATAAATCTATCAAACTATGAAATATCAAGCTTTTGCAGACAGATGGCACTTCTCATAAAGGCAGGCATTTCTCCGGCAGAAGGAATAGAAATCCTGTTGCAGGATACTCATGATGCTTCTGCTCAAAAGCTCTTATCCTCCATCAGTCAGGTACTGCACAGCGGAGAAAAATTCCATATAGCACTTGAAATGAGTGGTGCTTTTCCCGAATACATGATACACATGGTTACTATCGGTGAAGAATCTGGAAGCCTTGATACCGTAATGAATTCCCTTTCCGAATACTATGAGCGCGAAGAAAACATCAGCTCCAGCATTAAAAGTGCAGTCAGCTACCCTCTCATCATGGTCTTTATGATGCTCGTAGTTGTAATAGTTCTGATAACCAAGGTACTTCCGATATTTGAGCAGGTATTTGCCCAGCTTGGAACAAATATGAGTGGTTTTTCCCAGTCTCTTCTCAATCTTGGTAATATTCTGAACAGGTATTCAATCATTCTGGTGATTTTATTAGTAATTATCGCCTTTCTATTTATCTTTTTCTCCAGCACCAGAAAAGGAAAAGACCTGTTCAAGGCATGCCTTGGCAAATTAAATATCACCAAAAAACTCATGCAGGATCTTGAAAGTGCCCGCTTCGCAAGCGGAATGGTCCTGACTTTATCAAGTGGAATGGACACCTACGAGGGTCTTTCACTTGTTCACAAGCTTGTTGAGAGTGCAGAAATGAAAAGCAAGGTTGAAAGCTGCAGAGACATGCTGATGGAAGGTGACAGTTTTCCTGAAGCACTTGAAAAGGCAAACATCTTTTCATCCTTCTATTCTCAAATGGTTTCAGTAGGCTTTAAATCAGGCTCAATGGACAGTGCAATGCAGCAGATTGCTGATCGTTTTGAAAAAGAAACTGAGCGTAAGATATACTCTCTCATTGCAATTTTGGAACCAACACTTGTAATAATCCTATCCATCATAGTAGGAATGATCCTGTTGTCAGTAATCCTGCCTCTCATGGGAATAATGACAACTATCGGCTAA